The following is a genomic window from Planctomycetia bacterium.
TTTCGCATCGAACAGGGCGGCCCCGTGCAACGAGGGCCGCGCAGGCGCGAATGAGATGAAGAAAGCCCTTCTTCTCAATCAATCGGCCAACGCTGAGTATGGTCCCCTGTTCGCGCGGCCGCTCGCCGAATGGAAAGCGCTCAAGGGGAATGCCGTTGTAGAGGACTCGAATTTTTGCCGCGTCCGCCCCGATCTCCTCGCGAAGATACCGAGCGTTGAAGTGCGAGACCGTCACGCAAAAAGCGGAATGGGCGATGATGCGGCGAAGCAGCTCACGGTTCACGGTTTCGCGAAAGATGTCAAATGCATGCAGCGTCACCGAGTAAGTCGGCCCGCCCATGAGCCGGGAAAGATACGCGACCGTGGCTGCGTATCCGCCGAAATGGGTGTGGAAGTGCTTGACGCCGCGGCGCTTCGCCCATCGCCGAACGAGCAGTGCCTGCCAGACATCGCGGGTCGATACAAGACGCGCGATCCAGTGGCCTACACTTCGAGGGACGCCGCGCAGATCGGCGGAGAAAGCGTCGCGTGCAGCCTCGACAATTCTGCCTGGCTTGTCCCAAAAGCTCTCGGCGACGTATTCGGCGGGTTGCTGCAGATCCGCGAGGCATCCGTGAAACCTGCCCTCGCGCGGCAGCCGCAACGATAAAACTCGGACAGGTGATCCCTGTCTTTGGTGCTCAAGCAGTTCGTTAAGTATGAAGGTTTCCGAGTACTTCGGGAACACCTGGAGTAAGTATGCGATTTCATCCGCGCGGCCGCCCATCGCAGGGCTGGTTGATGAATCTACCTGGCTCGCCGCCAATTCAAGCCCGCGCATGGATCACCTCAGGCAGTCTCGTTCCACATCGTTGCCGAAGCGCCTGCCCCGCGAGATCGATGACCTGTTGCGCCGTATTGTCCCAGCCGCAGTTGGCAACGGACTTGCGCGCTCGATCTCCCAGTCGAGCCCGGAGGCCTGCGTCGTGCCCCACCCGGAGCATTGCCTCGACGAGCCCCTCACAATCACCGGAGGCAACAAGTAAGCCGTTGTGGCCATCGTCGATGACCTCGGCGATTTGTCCGGCGCGGCTGGCAATGACGCACAATCCCGAGGCCATGTACTCATAGAGCTTGAGAGGCGAGAAGTAGAATGTTGACTGCGGCAGATACGGCGCCAGCGCGACATCCACGCCTGCAAGGAGTCGGGCGACGGTCGGATGGTCTGTTCCGCCAAAAAAAGTGACATGACCATCGAGAGTCGATGAAGAGACAAGGGCTCGGTAGTAGGACAACCTGCGGCCGTCTCCGACGATCAGGAGGTGCGCCGCAGGCAATTCCCGCCGTATATGCATGAATGCTTCGAGCAATACCTCGACACCGTGCCAAACCTTGAGACTGCCGACGAAACCGAACACGAGGGCGTTCGGGGGCACACCCGCCTCGACGCGGGCCAGCGACTTGTCGTATGTCTGGTCAAACAATCCCAACTCGACGCCGTTCGGCACCGTCACGACGCGATCGGGATCGAGCCCGGCCGTCTGGATGGCGTGATCTCGCAAGTCGCTTGAGACCGTCATGACAAAGTCGGCAGCCTGAAGCGTCTTGTGCTCAATGGCCTGGGCCAGTGCCTGCAATCCTGCGTCGCGATAATTCGCGGCCTCCTGCGCCATTGGAGAGTTCATCTCGACGAGATAGGGAATGCCGCGCTTATGGGCGAACCTCATTCCTGCCGACGAGAACAGGGAAAGCCGCTCGACGACGACGTCTGCCTCGGGTGAGAGCGTTTCCTGATCCAACGCGTCGCTCAGCGCGGCGTCGTAGGACATCTGGGCGATTTCAGACGCCATGCCGGATTGGGCGTCATTTGACTCAAGCCATCGTCGTACGATGTCGCCAAGCTCTCGCGCATTGCGACCCAGACAATGATCTATCTGCGCAGCGGGATGCCCTTCCGGTAGCCTGCCGCGCGCCGCCAGCACCGATACCTGTGCGCCGTTTGAGCAAAGCGCGCGGGTAATTGCCCGAACGTGCTCACTCGCCCCCTTGGTGCCGTCCAGGGGTATGCCGAGATCGTTACACAAATACAGCCACTGAGTCACGTATGGCTACCTCCAGCTCAGAGAGCCGTTCGGCGACGTTTCTGAGTCCATTCATGTTCGGTGTGGTGGTGCACCGGCCATTGCTGTTTGACAGAATGCCGTCAATCGCATCCTGGATTTTTTCCGGCGTTACACAGTTGGGATCGAGCATTTCGCAAAGGTGATGGGCCGCGAAGCGCTTTGCCCGAATGTACTGTTCAAGTCGCGGCTCGACGCGGGGATACACGAGCATGGAGCGGCCTGCCCTCAGGACCTCGACCATCGTGTTGTATCCACCCATGCAAAGCACGACGTCGGCTCTGCGATATTCGCAATTCATGCAGGATGAAGTGTCAAGGAATGTCAGGTTTGAGAACGCGGCGGCGCGCCGACGAAGTTCGTTCGCGTGATCGCGGGGCAGATCAGGTCCGCCGATGATGGTCGAGTGGATGCCGACTGCGTTCTGTCTCGCCTGTGGAATCGACAAGTATTGATCGAGGAGTCGATAGCCGTCGGTGCCGCCGCCGACCGTGACCAGCACGTTTTTCGTACCGGCGCCCCGACTTGGTTCTCCTGAGTCATGCGAGCAGCCTGATCGGGCGATGAAACCGACGTATCGAATCTTCTGAGCAATTGCATCAGGCAGTTCATAGGCGGATACGACATCGAAGATCGCAGGGTCGCCGTAGACCCAGATCTCATCAACGAGATACTCCAGCGCTTCAAGATGCCGGCCTCGCTTCCATTCACGGATGGTCTGCTCCGGCGCGTCTTCGATGTCGCGCATTCCAAAGATGACGCGCGTGGCAGGATATCGATCGCGCACCAGCCGCAGCGCGGTCTCGGCTTCGTCGTGCACGCCGACAGGCGATTTGTCGATCAGGAGTACGTCGGGTCGATAGCTTGCCGCGGTCGCGGTCAGCAAGGCCGATCGGATGGCGATTGTGTCGGTCAGGCTCACGCCGAGCGTCTTCGCGCAGTACCGATAGTCCGGTCCCTTGCGAAGCGATGGAAGCTTGATGTAGTCGACTCGATCGGGCAGCGTGAAATTCGAAACGTGGACCGTGCCGCTGACAACCAGCGCCCGACACGATGGGATCGTCTGCGTAGCGCGCTCGGCAATGGCGAGCGTCCTTCGTAGGTGCCCGATGCCGACGCTGTCATGACAAACCGCCATCAGTCGCATGGCAAGTCTCCTTCAGCCGGCGAGCAGAGCCGTGACAAAGTCCGGCACGTCCAGGGTGTTGACGACGAAGTCCGCGTTCATGTCGCCGGAGCATGCGTCAGCATTTGTGCCGACTCCGAGCAGGGCGGCTGTGAATCGCTGCACATCGAGACCGTCGAGGTTTCCGCTATCGTCCATGTCGCCGGGAATGCCGCTGGGCAGTACGGTCAGCGAGTAGGACCGCGATGCCGTGCTCAAGGCGGCATCCGTCACCTGGACGTCAAAAGTGAATACCCCGCATTGGCTTGGGGACCCCGGAATCTGCCCGTTGATCGAAAGGGACAATCCCGCCGGCATGAGGCCACTTGTCTGAGTAAATGAGTACGGAGCAGTGCCACCAGTCGCCGCGATGGCTTGGTTGTACGCCGCGCCCTCGGCGGCATTGGGAAGCGGCGATGGAGTCGTGATTGCGAGAGCCATGGGCACCGTCAGGCTGAAGATGCCGCCCGCTTTCTCGTCGCCGATGTAGATGACGCGATTGGCCTCATCTACCGCGACGGCTTCGAATTCCTGGAGCGGCTGGCCCGGGAAGGCCTCGCGGGTCCAGAGCATGTCCTGTTGCCCGAGGACCGCGCCAGCCGTTGTGAGGACATAGAGTCGATTATTGGGAGCCGCACTGCTGCCGACTGAACCCTTTGCCACGACCAGAAGACACTCCTGCGTGATGGCGGAATTGTTGAGCATAAATTGGGCAAAGGCGGGTGAAATGACTGCCACGCCCTTGGATCTCTGCGGCAGTGCGTATTGTGTGCCTGCGTAGACCGGCGGATTGGCGCTGGTCCACACCTGCATGATGTCGGGGTCGCCCAGCACGTAGAAGCGATTTGTCAGCGCGCCGTAAGCAATGTCGTCCGGCGACAAGGCGCCTACGACCGACGTGAACTTTCCGAAGTCCGACAGCGCGCCCGTCACCGGGTTCAGCAGGGCCCTTGTGTTTCCATTCAGGAGGTATTGCTGATCTTCGACCGATACGAGGGCCGAGGCAGAAGCACCGTAGCCGGCCGCACTGGTGTTGAAGGTCAGTCCTTCGGGACCCCAGAAAGTGTTGTTCGCAATACTGGGATTCGGCGGCGGATTCATGATGGGCAACTGAATGGACGAGGTGTACGCAAGCGATCCGTTGGGTGACGTGGCATACACGCCGACTTGGTTTTGCGTCTCGTTCCAGTCGCCGGCGACGTAGAGCGAGCCATTGCGATAGGCCATTGCCTCCGGTCGCAACTTCGGCGGATCGTTCACTTGTCCGCTCAGAGTCGCATACCACGGCTCGGTGCTTCGGCTGGGCAATCCCAGTTCGACAAAGTTACCCCGCGCTTGCCACGTCCTGCCGAGGACTGGGCCGCTCGTCGTCGCTGTCGCGGGCGTCACGACCTTGACGGCGTAAACGGCGCGGGCCGCCTCGTCGCCGATGTAGATGACGCCGTTGGCCTCGTCGACGACGATCGCCTCCATCTCATGCGGGCCGGGCATGGTTCCGCCCTGGCTGCTGTTATCCAACGACGAGTCAATCCAGGAGATGTCCTGTATATCGCCGATCTGCGTGCCGTCGCTCCTGTACGCGACGAGGCGATTCTTGAGCGGCGGAATAGCACCCGGGTCTTCTTTGCAAATGACCAGGATGATGTCGCCGGTCAAAGTCATGTCTCCGGTGAGTGCCTGACCGTAGGCCGCAGACACAACGGTCATTCCTCGCGATCTCGCCGGAGTCGCCCACGAGGCGCCGGTGGGCGTCATGTTGGTGTCCAACACCTGCACGCTGTTCGGTATTGAGATCAGCAGATAGTACCTTTGCGACGCCGGGCCGTAGGCGATGTCATCCGCGGCGACCGTCGCGCTGAGATTGGCGAGGACGCCTGTTGTTCGATCGACCGTGGCAAACGTGTTTCCAATGCCGGCCTGCTGATCGTCGATCGTCACCAGCAGGGAACCTCCCGCGCCGATACCCGTCGCGCCGGTATTGAATGTCATCCCCTCGGGGCCCCACCACTGATTGTTTGGAGTCGTCGTCGGGGGAGGGTTCGTCAGCGGGTGCTCAATGACGTGATCAAAGGCAATTTCGCCCCAGGTGTTTGTCGTGCAGACTGCGATCTGATTCTGCGTTTCGTTCCAGTCGCCGGCGACATAGAGAAGCCCGTCCTTCAGGGCCAGGGCTTCAGGGCGTAGAGACGGCGGCTCAAGCACCAACTCGGTAAAGGGTGGGTTGTACAGC
Proteins encoded in this region:
- a CDS encoding glycosyltransferase family 4 protein — its product is MRGLELAASQVDSSTSPAMGGRADEIAYLLQVFPKYSETFILNELLEHQRQGSPVRVLSLRLPREGRFHGCLADLQQPAEYVAESFWDKPGRIVEAARDAFSADLRGVPRSVGHWIARLVSTRDVWQALLVRRWAKRRGVKHFHTHFGGYAATVAYLSRLMGGPTYSVTLHAFDIFRETVNRELLRRIIAHSAFCVTVSHFNARYLREEIGADAAKIRVLYNGIPLERFPFGERPREQGTILSVGRLIEKKGFLHLIRACAALVARGRPVRCEIVGEGPQREELRTEIKRLGLKDTVQLVGAWPQERVAQALARASVFALPCVEAKDGNMDALPTVLLEAMAAGCPCVSTRLSGIPEIILDRHTGMLVPPEDPSALADALVELLDQSELQHRFARTGRARVEEVFDVRQNVGVLSGWLADASQRSQRAHSSDAVPSQPTPINMQRATSGEVVA
- a CDS encoding glycosyltransferase family 4 protein; the protein is MTQWLYLCNDLGIPLDGTKGASEHVRAITRALCSNGAQVSVLAARGRLPEGHPAAQIDHCLGRNARELGDIVRRWLESNDAQSGMASEIAQMSYDAALSDALDQETLSPEADVVVERLSLFSSAGMRFAHKRGIPYLVEMNSPMAQEAANYRDAGLQALAQAIEHKTLQAADFVMTVSSDLRDHAIQTAGLDPDRVVTVPNGVELGLFDQTYDKSLARVEAGVPPNALVFGFVGSLKVWHGVEVLLEAFMHIRRELPAAHLLIVGDGRRLSYYRALVSSSTLDGHVTFFGGTDHPTVARLLAGVDVALAPYLPQSTFYFSPLKLYEYMASGLCVIASRAGQIAEVIDDGHNGLLVASGDCEGLVEAMLRVGHDAGLRARLGDRARKSVANCGWDNTAQQVIDLAGQALRQRCGTRLPEVIHARA
- a CDS encoding putative Ig domain-containing protein, whose amino-acid sequence is MHLKHGMVKWPTLLLALVSLIPAASANGQSQSLSSEGAIFGRPYVAIGYDVKPILPSRSDEPWFPTLYNPPFTELVLEPPSLRPEALALKDGLLYVAGDWNETQNQIAVCTTNTWGEIAFDHVIEHPLTNPPPTTTPNNQWWGPEGMTFNTGATGIGAGGSLLVTIDDQQAGIGNTFATVDRTTGVLANLSATVAADDIAYGPASQRYYLLISIPNSVQVLDTNMTPTGASWATPARSRGMTVVSAAYGQALTGDMTLTGDIILVICKEDPGAIPPLKNRLVAYRSDGTQIGDIQDISWIDSSLDNSSQGGTMPGPHEMEAIVVDEANGVIYIGDEAARAVYAVKVVTPATATTSGPVLGRTWQARGNFVELGLPSRSTEPWYATLSGQVNDPPKLRPEAMAYRNGSLYVAGDWNETQNQVGVYATSPNGSLAYTSSIQLPIMNPPPNPSIANNTFWGPEGLTFNTSAAGYGASASALVSVEDQQYLLNGNTRALLNPVTGALSDFGKFTSVVGALSPDDIAYGALTNRFYVLGDPDIMQVWTSANPPVYAGTQYALPQRSKGVAVISPAFAQFMLNNSAITQECLLVVAKGSVGSSAAPNNRLYVLTTAGAVLGQQDMLWTREAFPGQPLQEFEAVAVDEANRVIYIGDEKAGGIFSLTVPMALAITTPSPLPNAAEGAAYNQAIAATGGTAPYSFTQTSGLMPAGLSLSINGQIPGSPSQCGVFTFDVQVTDAALSTASRSYSLTVLPSGIPGDMDDSGNLDGLDVQRFTAALLGVGTNADACSGDMNADFVVNTLDVPDFVTALLAG